The Castanea sativa cultivar Marrone di Chiusa Pesio chromosome 11, ASM4071231v1 genome contains a region encoding:
- the LOC142615799 gene encoding cycloartenol-C-24-methyltransferase: MSKAGALDLASGVGGKIDKNEVLSAVDQYEKYHVFYGGEEEERKANYSDMVNKYYDLVTSFYEFGWGESFHFAPRWKGESLRESIKRHEHFLALQLGLKPGQKVLDIGCGIGGPLREISKFSSTSVTGLNNNEYQISRGKELNRIAGVEKTCNFVKADFMKMPFPDNSFDAVYAIEATCHAPDAYGCYKEIHRVLKPGQCFAAYEWCMTDSFDPNNQEHQKLKAEIEIGDGLPDIRLIGKCLEALKQAGFEVIWEKDLAVDSPVPWYLPLDTSHFSLSSFRLTTVGRFITRNMVKTLEYVRLAPKGSQRVQSFLEQAAEGLVGGGKKEIFTPMYFFLARKPLSDNL; encoded by the exons ATGTCGAAGGCAGGAGCATTGGATCTCGCATCGGGTGTCGGCGGAAAGATCGACAAAAATGAAGTTCTCTCCGCTGTTGACCA GTATGAGAAGTATCATGTCTTCTATGGAGgcgaagaggaagagaggaaagCTAACTACAGTGACATG GTAAATAAATACTATGATCTTGTTACCAGCTTTTATGAGTTTGGATGGGGGGAGTCTTTTCATTTTGCACCCAG ATGGAAGGGGGAGTCTCTTCGAGAGAGCATCAAGCGACATGAGCACTTCCTTGCTTTACAACTAGGCCTGAAGCCTGGACAAAAG GTGTTGGACATAGGATGTGGAATTGGTGGACCACTAAGGGAAATTTCTAAATTCAG CTCAACATCAGTCACAGGATTGAACAACAATGAATATCAGATATCAAGGGGAAAG GAACTAAACCGCATTGCTGGAGTGGAGAAAACCTGCAACTTTGTGAAG GCTGACTTCATGAAAATGCCATTTCCTGACAATAGTTTTGATGCAGTATATGCAATTGAAGCTACTTGCCATGCACCGGATGCG TATGGATGCTACAAAGAAATACACAGAGTATTAAAACCTGGACAATGTTTTGCTGCATATGAGTGGTGCATGACTGATTCTTTTGATCCCAATAACCAAGAACATCAAAAACTAAAG GCAGAAATTGAGATTGGTGATGGCCTTCCTGACATCAGGTTGATCGGAAAATGCCTTGAAGCTCTGAAGCAAGCTGGTTTTGAG GTCATATGGGAGAAAGATCTTGCAGTGGACTCACCTGTCCCCTGGTACTTGCCTTTAGATACTAGTCACTTCTCACTGAGTAGTTTCCGTCTAACCACTGTTGGGCGTTTCATAACGAGAAACATG GTCAAGACCCTGGAATATGTGAGACTTGCCCCAAAGGGAAGTCAACGTGTCCAAAGTTTTCTAGAGCAGGCTGCGGAAGGGCTAGTTGGAGGTGGAAA GAAAGAGATTTTCACACCAATGTATTTCTTCTTGGCCCGGAAGCCGCTTTCAGATAATCTGTAA